In the Rattus rattus isolate New Zealand chromosome 18, Rrattus_CSIRO_v1, whole genome shotgun sequence genome, one interval contains:
- the Pofut2 gene encoding GDP-fucose protein O-fucosyltransferase 2, with the protein MAALSVVCLLLAAASWRPVSASGEEFWPGQSAADILSGVASRRRYLLYDVNPPEGFNLRRDVYIRVASLLKTLLKTEEWVLVLPPWGRLYHWQSPDIHQVRIPWSEFFDLPSLNKNIPVIEYEQFIAESGGPFIDQVYVLQGYAEGWKEGTWEEKVDERPCIDPLLYSQDKHEYFRGWFWGYEETRGLNVSCLSVQGSASVIAPVLLKNTSARSVMLDRAENLLHDHYGGREYWDTRRSMVFAKHLRAVGDEFRSQHLNSTDAADKMVLEEDWTRMKVKLGSALGGPYLGVHLRRKDFIWGHREDVPSLEGAVKKIRSLMKTHQLDKVFVATDAIRKEQEELRKLLPEMVRFEPTWEELELYKDGGVAIIDQWICAHARFFIGTSVSTFSFRIHEEREILGLDPKTTYNRFCGDQEKACEQPTHWKIAY; encoded by the exons ATGGCGGCGCTCAGCGTCGTCTGTCTGCTGCTGGCAGCAGCATCCTGGCGGCCAGTCTCGGCTTCAGGAGAAGAATTCTGGCCTGGCCAGTCGGCGGCGGACATCCTGTCGGGGGTGGCATCCCGCAGACG GTACCTTCTGTATGATGTCAACCCCCCGGAAGGCTTTAATCTCCGCAGGGATGTCTATATCCGGGTGGCATCCTTGCTAAAGACGCTGCTGAAGACGGAGGAGTGGGTGCTTGTCCTGCCCCCGTGGGGCCGCCTCTACCACTGGCAAAGCCCTGATATCCATCAGGTCCGGATTCCCTGGTCCGAGTTTTTTGACCTCCCGAGTCTCAATAAAAACATCCCCGTTATAGAGTACGAGCAGTTCATTGCAG AGTCCGGCGGGCCCTTTATCGACCAGGTGTACGTCCTGCAAGGCTACGCCGAGGGCTGGAAGGAGGGCACCTGGGAGGAGAAGGTGGACGAGCGGCCCTGCATAGACCCTCTGCTGTACTCACAGGACAAGCATGAGTATTTCAG AGGCTGGTTTTGGGGCTACGAAGAAACACGGGGTCTGAATGTCTCCTGCCTGTCCGTCCAGGGGTCGGCTTCTGTCATCGCGCCTGTACTCTTAAAAAACACATCTGCTCG GTCTGTGATGCTGGACCGAGCTGAAAACCTGCTTCACGACCACTATGGAGGCAGAGAGTACTGGGAC ACCCGGCGCAGCATGGTGTTTGCAAAGCACTTGCGGGCCGTGGGAGACGAATTCAGGAGCCAGCACCTCAACTCCACGGACGCCGCCGATAAGATGGTCCTGGAGGAAGACTGGACCAGGATGAAG GTCAAACTGGGCTCAGCGCTAGGCGGCCCCTACCTTGGCGTCCACCTGAGAAGGAAGGACTTCATCTGGGGCCACAGGGAGGATGTGCCCAGCCTGGAAGGTGCCGTGAAGAAGATCCGCAGCCTCATGAAGACTCACCAGCTGGACAAGGTGTTCGTGGCCACAGACGCCATCAGGAAGG AACAGGAAGAACTGAGGAAGCTGCTGCCGGAAATGGTGAGGTTTGAGCCCACGTGGGAGGAGCTGGAACTGTACAAGGACGGAGGCGTCGCCATCATCGACCAGTGGATCTGCGCTCATGCCAG GTTTTTTATTGGTACCTCCGTTTCCACGTTTTCCTTTCGGATtcatgaagagagagagatcctggggTTGGACCCCAAGACGACATACAACCGGTTCTGTGGAGACCAGGAGAAAGCGTGCGAGCAGCCCACGCACTGGAAGATTGCGTACTGA